From Streptomyces sp. NBC_00690, a single genomic window includes:
- a CDS encoding aldose epimerase family protein, with amino-acid sequence MSSEESVRLAAGDVELTVHPHNGCRIASLSVGGTELLRQGDQYGCFPMVPWCGRVAEGRFRNGGDVHQLPLNSPPHAIHGTGRDTAWRTARAEKDQAAFTYELGSPWPYPGRVTQLVELTADSLTLTLGVEAYESSFPAQVGWHPWFLRNLGDGGLDARIDFTPAWQEERGPDHLPTGRRIDPLPGPRDDCFGMPDGVSATVTWPGQLELAVTSRAEWVVVYDEQREAVCVEPQSGPPNGLNTAPRLVTQIDPLELSTTWRWRRLSAA; translated from the coding sequence GTGAGCAGCGAAGAGAGCGTCCGGCTGGCCGCCGGAGACGTCGAATTGACCGTGCACCCCCACAACGGCTGCCGTATCGCCAGTCTGAGCGTCGGCGGCACCGAACTACTGCGCCAAGGCGACCAGTACGGCTGCTTCCCGATGGTGCCCTGGTGCGGACGGGTCGCCGAAGGACGGTTCCGCAATGGCGGGGACGTCCATCAGCTGCCGCTCAACTCCCCGCCCCACGCCATCCACGGCACCGGTCGGGATACTGCGTGGCGCACCGCCCGGGCAGAGAAGGACCAAGCCGCCTTCACCTATGAACTCGGCTCCCCCTGGCCCTATCCCGGGCGGGTCACCCAGCTCGTCGAGTTGACCGCCGATTCCCTCACCCTCACCTTGGGCGTCGAGGCGTACGAGAGCTCGTTCCCCGCTCAGGTCGGCTGGCATCCGTGGTTCCTGCGCAATCTCGGCGACGGCGGCCTCGACGCCCGAATCGACTTCACGCCCGCATGGCAGGAGGAGCGCGGCCCCGACCATCTGCCGACCGGGCGCCGCATCGACCCGCTGCCCGGTCCCCGGGACGACTGCTTCGGCATGCCCGACGGCGTATCGGCGACCGTGACGTGGCCGGGACAGCTGGAGTTGGCGGTCACCAGCCGCGCCGAGTGGGTCGTGGTCTACGACGAGCAGCGCGAGGCCGTCTGTGTGGAACCGCAGTCAGGGCCGCCCAACGGGCTGAACACCGCACCGCGCCTCGTCACCCAGATCGACCCCCTGGAGCTCTCCACCACCTGGCGCTGGCGTCGGCTGTCGGCCGCTTAA
- the pyrE gene encoding orotate phosphoribosyltransferase, with protein MTDVRAELLQQIKDKAVVHGRVTLSSGLEADYYVDLRRITLDGTAAPLVGQVMADLTAELDFDCVGGLTLGADPVATSMLHAGAARGRHMDAFVVRKAAKAHGMQRRVEGPDIKGRRCLVVEDTSTTGGSPLTAVEAVREAGGEVVAVATIVDRATGAGEKISETAGVPYLYAYSLAELGLS; from the coding sequence ATGACTGACGTACGCGCTGAGCTGCTCCAGCAGATCAAGGACAAGGCCGTGGTGCACGGCCGAGTGACCCTCTCCTCGGGTCTTGAGGCCGATTACTACGTGGACCTTCGTCGGATCACGCTCGACGGCACGGCCGCGCCGCTGGTGGGACAGGTCATGGCCGATCTGACCGCCGAACTGGACTTCGACTGTGTCGGCGGACTCACCCTGGGCGCCGACCCGGTGGCCACGTCGATGCTGCACGCCGGCGCTGCCCGCGGCCGGCACATGGACGCCTTCGTCGTCCGCAAGGCGGCCAAGGCGCACGGCATGCAGCGCAGGGTCGAGGGCCCCGACATCAAGGGCCGGCGCTGTCTGGTGGTCGAGGACACCTCGACCACCGGTGGTTCGCCGCTCACCGCCGTGGAGGCCGTCCGGGAGGCCGGTGGCGAGGTGGTGGCCGTGGCGACGATCGTCGACCGGGCGACCGGCGCCGGCGAGAAGATCAGCGAGACGGCGGGCGTGCCCTACCTCTACGCGTACTCCCTCGCGGAACTCGGTCTGAGCTGA
- the fbaA gene encoding class II fructose-bisphosphate aldolase produces the protein MPIATPEVYNEMLDRAKAGKFAYPAINVTSSQTLHAALRGFAEAESDGIIQISTGGAEFLGGQHSKDMVTGAVALAEFAHIVAAKYDVTIALHTDHCPKDKLDGFVRPLLAVSAERVAKGENPLFQSHMWDGSAETLADNLAIGQELLAQAAAARIILEVEITPTGGEEDGVTHEINDELYTTVDDALRTAEALGLGEKGRYLLAASFGNVHGVYKPGNVVLRPELLKDLQAGVSEKYGKAQGSQPFDFVFHGGSGSTAEEIATALENGVVKMNLDTDTQYAFTRPVAAHMFTNYDGVLKVDGEVGNKKTYDPRTWGKLAEAGMATRVSEACVALRSTGTRLK, from the coding sequence ATGCCCATCGCAACCCCCGAGGTCTACAACGAGATGCTCGACCGGGCGAAGGCAGGCAAGTTCGCCTACCCGGCCATCAACGTGACCTCCTCCCAGACGCTCCACGCCGCACTGCGCGGCTTCGCGGAGGCCGAGAGCGACGGCATCATCCAGATCTCCACCGGCGGTGCCGAGTTCCTGGGCGGCCAGCACAGCAAGGACATGGTCACCGGAGCGGTCGCGCTCGCCGAGTTCGCGCACATCGTCGCCGCGAAGTACGACGTGACGATCGCGCTCCACACCGACCACTGCCCCAAGGACAAGCTCGACGGCTTCGTCCGTCCGCTGCTCGCCGTATCGGCCGAGCGCGTCGCCAAGGGTGAGAACCCGCTGTTCCAGTCCCACATGTGGGACGGTTCCGCCGAGACCCTCGCCGACAACCTCGCCATCGGCCAGGAGCTGCTGGCCCAGGCCGCCGCCGCCCGGATCATCCTCGAAGTGGAGATCACCCCGACCGGTGGTGAAGAGGACGGCGTCACGCACGAGATCAACGACGAGCTCTACACCACCGTCGACGACGCGCTGCGCACCGCCGAGGCGCTCGGACTGGGCGAGAAGGGCCGCTACCTGCTCGCCGCCTCCTTCGGCAACGTCCACGGCGTCTACAAGCCGGGCAACGTCGTCCTCCGTCCCGAGCTGCTGAAGGACCTCCAGGCCGGCGTCAGCGAGAAGTACGGCAAGGCCCAGGGCAGCCAGCCGTTCGACTTCGTCTTCCACGGCGGCTCCGGCTCCACCGCCGAGGAGATCGCTACCGCGCTGGAGAACGGCGTCGTGAAGATGAACCTCGACACCGACACCCAGTACGCCTTCACGCGTCCGGTCGCCGCGCACATGTTCACCAACTACGACGGTGTGCTGAAGGTCGACGGCGAGGTCGGCAACAAGAAGACCTACGACCCGCGGACCTGGGGCAAGCTCGCGGAGGCCGGCATGGCCACCCGCGTTTCCGAGGCGTGCGTCGCCCTGCGCTCCACCGGTACCCGGCTGAAGTGA
- a CDS encoding MFS transporter → MDDRPGDIRLSTPKGRWVILTTVLGSSMALLDSTVVNVALPRIGEDLNADMAVLQWTINAYMLALAGLILLGGALGDRYGRRRVFVIGVIWFALGSLLCGVAQSGEMLVLSRALQGIGGALLTPGSLALIQASFHPDDRSRAVGLWSGLGGVGAAIGPFVGGWLVDGPGWRWVFLINVPLAAICVPVALRHVPESRDPAAHDTHFDVLGAVLGALALGLVTYGLIAPQWVAGLAGVIVAVVFVAVERRRPDPMLPLSIFQSRLFTSVNLVTLCVYAGFGGFFFLVALQLQVVVGYSALGAGLALLPTTVLMLLFSAKSGALAERIGPRIPLTVGPLLCAAGMLLMLRVGQDASYLADVLPALVVMGLGMVTLVAPLTATVLSSVDTARAGIASGVNNAAARAAGLLAVAALPLLAGMGPEAYRSADEFGETFNKAMPMCAGVLVLGALIAVVMVRRPAPTPDGTEVRPECRVNCGVGAPPLEPRAAEAPPGLQRG, encoded by the coding sequence ATGGATGACCGTCCGGGAGACATCAGGCTGTCCACCCCCAAGGGCCGTTGGGTGATCCTCACGACCGTTCTCGGCTCCAGCATGGCCCTGCTGGACTCGACCGTCGTCAATGTGGCGCTCCCGCGCATCGGCGAGGACCTGAACGCGGACATGGCGGTCCTCCAATGGACCATCAACGCCTACATGCTCGCGCTCGCCGGGCTCATCCTGCTCGGTGGCGCCCTCGGCGACCGCTACGGGCGCCGGAGGGTGTTCGTCATCGGAGTGATCTGGTTCGCCCTGGGGTCACTGCTGTGCGGAGTCGCCCAGAGCGGCGAGATGCTGGTGCTGTCGCGGGCCCTCCAGGGCATCGGCGGGGCGCTGCTCACCCCCGGGTCCCTCGCCCTGATCCAGGCGAGCTTTCACCCGGATGACCGCTCGCGCGCCGTGGGGTTGTGGTCGGGGCTCGGCGGTGTCGGTGCGGCGATCGGGCCGTTCGTCGGCGGCTGGCTCGTGGACGGACCCGGCTGGCGATGGGTGTTCCTGATCAATGTGCCGCTGGCGGCGATCTGCGTACCCGTTGCCCTGCGGCACGTGCCCGAATCCCGTGACCCGGCGGCGCACGACACCCACTTCGATGTGTTGGGAGCGGTGCTCGGCGCGTTGGCGTTGGGCCTGGTGACGTACGGGCTCATCGCACCGCAGTGGGTGGCGGGGCTCGCCGGAGTGATCGTCGCCGTGGTGTTCGTTGCGGTGGAGCGAAGGCGACCCGACCCGATGCTGCCCCTGTCGATCTTCCAGTCGCGGCTGTTCACATCGGTCAACCTGGTGACGCTCTGCGTGTACGCCGGGTTCGGCGGCTTCTTCTTCCTGGTGGCGCTCCAGTTGCAGGTGGTGGTCGGGTACTCGGCACTAGGCGCCGGGCTGGCACTGCTGCCGACGACGGTCCTGATGCTGTTGTTCTCGGCGAAGTCGGGTGCGCTCGCCGAACGCATCGGGCCGCGGATCCCACTGACGGTGGGCCCGCTGCTGTGCGCCGCGGGAATGCTGCTCATGCTGCGGGTCGGGCAGGACGCCTCGTACCTCGCCGACGTACTGCCCGCACTGGTCGTGATGGGCCTGGGCATGGTGACGCTGGTCGCCCCGCTGACCGCGACCGTCCTCTCGTCGGTGGACACCGCCCGGGCGGGGATCGCCAGTGGTGTCAACAACGCCGCGGCCCGGGCCGCCGGTCTGCTGGCGGTGGCGGCGCTGCCCCTGCTCGCGGGCATGGGGCCGGAGGCGTACCGCTCGGCGGATGAGTTCGGGGAGACGTTCAACAAGGCGATGCCGATGTGCGCGGGGGTGCTGGTGCTCGGGGCGCTCATCGCCGTGGTGATGGTCAGACGGCCCGCGCCGACCCCGGACGGCACCGAGGTGCGCCCGGAATGCCGGGTGAACTGCGGAGTAGGCGCACCCCCGCTGGAGCCCCGGGCCGCTGAGGCGCCCCCGGGGCTCCAGCGGGGGTGA
- a CDS encoding DUF3151 domain-containing protein, with protein sequence MGIHENLLGGPPPTHLPDDPEPRELLASGTSPAEVAAKYPTSSLAWARLADDAFERGSVVESYAYARTGYHRGLDSLRRSGWKGHGPVPWEHEPNRGFLRALHALARAAGTIGEQEEYERCSTFLRDSSQTAADTLG encoded by the coding sequence ATGGGCATCCATGAAAACCTCCTCGGGGGCCCACCCCCGACCCACCTCCCCGACGACCCCGAGCCGCGCGAGCTGCTCGCCTCCGGCACCTCCCCGGCCGAGGTGGCCGCGAAGTACCCGACCTCTTCCCTGGCCTGGGCGCGGCTCGCCGACGACGCGTTCGAGCGTGGCAGCGTCGTCGAGTCCTACGCGTACGCCCGTACGGGCTACCACCGCGGATTGGATTCACTGCGCCGCAGCGGTTGGAAGGGACACGGCCCGGTGCCGTGGGAGCACGAGCCGAACCGCGGTTTCCTGCGGGCCCTGCACGCCCTGGCCAGGGCAGCCGGAACGATCGGTGAGCAGGAGGAGTACGAGCGCTGCTCCACCTTCCTGCGGGACTCCTCGCAGACCGCTGCCGACACCCTCGGCTGA
- a CDS encoding tryptophan 2,3-dioxygenase family protein, translated as MSHDAAPHLDFAGTTPYEDYVQADVLTHLQHTLSDDPGEMVFLVTTQVMELWFTVIVHEWETASRALSEDRVPAAIDALKRSVRELEALNSSWKPLGQLTPAQFNSYRDSLGEGSGFQSAMYRRMEFLLGDKSASMLVPHRGAPRVHAELEKALQQPSLYDEALRFLARRGFAVPSAVLERDPALKHEPSTEVEAVWAGIYADPDGHAEAVRLGEALTDVGELVWRWRNDHLVATRRAMGSKTGTGGSAGVAWLEKRARKNVFPELWTARSHV; from the coding sequence ATGTCACATGACGCTGCCCCGCATCTGGATTTCGCGGGCACCACTCCGTACGAGGACTACGTCCAGGCGGATGTCCTCACCCATCTACAGCACACCCTCTCCGACGACCCGGGAGAGATGGTCTTCCTGGTCACCACGCAGGTGATGGAGTTGTGGTTCACCGTCATCGTGCACGAGTGGGAGACGGCTTCCCGCGCCCTGAGCGAGGACCGGGTGCCGGCCGCCATAGACGCGCTCAAGCGCTCCGTGCGCGAACTGGAGGCGCTGAACTCCTCCTGGAAGCCGTTGGGCCAGCTGACCCCCGCCCAGTTCAACTCCTACCGCGATTCCCTCGGCGAGGGCTCGGGTTTCCAGTCGGCCATGTACCGGCGGATGGAGTTCCTCCTCGGTGACAAGTCGGCGTCGATGCTGGTGCCCCACCGTGGTGCGCCGCGCGTCCACGCGGAGTTGGAGAAGGCCCTCCAGCAGCCCAGCCTGTACGACGAGGCGCTCCGGTTCCTCGCCCGCCGCGGCTTCGCCGTGCCGAGCGCGGTCCTGGAGCGGGATCCGGCCCTCAAGCACGAGCCGTCCACCGAGGTGGAAGCAGTGTGGGCGGGCATCTACGCCGATCCGGACGGCCATGCCGAGGCGGTACGTCTCGGTGAGGCGCTGACCGACGTGGGCGAACTGGTGTGGCGTTGGCGCAACGACCATCTGGTGGCCACCCGCAGGGCGATGGGTTCGAAGACGGGCACCGGAGGCTCGGCCGGGGTCGCCTGGCTGGAGAAGCGGGCCCGCAAGAACGTATTCCCCGAGCTGTGGACGGCGCGCAGCCATGTCTGA
- the kynU gene encoding kynureninase, whose translation MSEALKKKAAALDAADELRSRRALFQLGDRDEDVYLDGNSLGALPVHVPARVADVVQRQWGELRIRSWAESGWWDAPQRVGDRIAPLVGAGPGRVVVGDSTSVNVFKAVVAGARLNPGRTEIVVDATTFPTDGYLAASAARLTGCRIVAVDPGELASALGPATAVVLLNHVDFRTGRLHDLPSLTAAIQSVGALAVWDLCHSAGALPVGLDAHGVDLAVGCTYKYLNGGPGSPAYLYVAERHQRAFDSPLPGWHSHVDPFAMAPEHTPADGVARGRVGTPAILSLLALEAALEVWDGVSIDSVRAKSLALTDFFLECAESHVEGGVSGPDSPVSLVTPLAHSERGSQLALRCAKAPVVMERLIERGVVGDLRRPDVLRFGFTPLYTGFADVERAASTLARVLAEVAEDPTA comes from the coding sequence ATGTCTGAGGCCCTGAAGAAGAAGGCCGCCGCGCTGGACGCGGCCGATGAACTGCGCTCGCGGCGCGCCCTGTTCCAACTCGGCGATCGTGACGAGGACGTCTATCTGGACGGCAACTCACTGGGCGCACTGCCCGTGCACGTGCCCGCTCGGGTCGCCGATGTCGTCCAACGCCAATGGGGTGAACTGCGCATCCGCTCCTGGGCGGAGAGCGGCTGGTGGGACGCGCCGCAGCGGGTGGGCGACCGGATCGCCCCCTTGGTCGGCGCGGGCCCCGGCCGCGTGGTCGTGGGCGACTCCACCAGTGTGAATGTGTTCAAGGCGGTGGTGGCGGGCGCCCGGCTGAATCCGGGACGCACCGAGATCGTCGTCGACGCCACCACCTTTCCCACCGACGGCTATCTCGCCGCCTCCGCGGCGCGGCTGACCGGATGCAGGATCGTCGCCGTCGATCCCGGTGAACTGGCGTCCGCACTGGGTCCGGCGACGGCGGTGGTGCTGCTCAACCACGTCGACTTCCGCACCGGCCGCCTGCACGATCTGCCGTCGCTGACCGCCGCGATCCAGAGCGTCGGCGCGCTCGCCGTGTGGGACCTGTGTCACAGTGCGGGAGCCCTGCCGGTGGGCCTGGACGCCCACGGGGTGGACCTCGCCGTCGGCTGCACCTACAAGTACCTGAACGGAGGTCCCGGTTCACCGGCGTACCTCTATGTCGCCGAGCGCCACCAGCGGGCCTTCGACAGCCCGCTGCCCGGGTGGCACTCCCATGTGGACCCCTTTGCGATGGCACCCGAACACACCCCAGCGGACGGGGTGGCCCGGGGCAGGGTCGGTACGCCCGCGATCCTCTCGCTGCTGGCACTGGAAGCGGCGCTTGAGGTGTGGGACGGGGTCTCGATCGATTCCGTACGGGCGAAGAGCCTGGCCCTGACCGACTTCTTCCTGGAGTGCGCCGAATCCCATGTGGAGGGCGGTGTCAGCGGCCCGGACTCGCCGGTCTCCCTGGTGACCCCGCTGGCGCACTCCGAGCGTGGAAGCCAGTTGGCGTTGCGGTGTGCGAAGGCTCCGGTGGTGATGGAACGGCTCATCGAGCGCGGTGTGGTCGGAGACCTGCGGCGGCCGGATGTGCTGCGGTTCGGTTTCACTCCGCTGTACACGGGCTTCGCGGACGTCGAACGAGCCGCATCCACACTCGCCCGGGTGTTGGCGGAGGTCGCCGAGGATCCCACTGCTTGA
- a CDS encoding alpha/beta hydrolase family protein — MPDPVARDTAETESAFSHPAVAPDVSIAYGEHPDQVVDFYAPRGGQHSVPLVVVLHGGAWRARYDRQYLTPFADFLARRGLAVANVEYRRGRNLPQQGGQGPVAGRWPETFDDIAAVLDALPELVRTALPQADVRRTVLTGHSAGGQLALWAAARHVLPIGSPWRLPAPPPLRGVVALAPIVDFARAVELDVCGGAVAELLGDSDEFTARTAQSDPAALLPTGIATAVVQGRDDLTVPHELAESFVAAAAKAGETVGLTLLEEVGHFPVIDPAADACAVVAEEIAQLAF; from the coding sequence ATGCCGGACCCCGTCGCCCGTGACACCGCCGAGACCGAGTCTGCCTTCTCGCATCCCGCCGTGGCCCCGGACGTGTCCATCGCGTACGGCGAACACCCCGACCAGGTGGTCGATTTCTACGCTCCCCGCGGCGGACAGCACAGTGTGCCGTTGGTCGTCGTGCTGCACGGCGGGGCGTGGCGGGCCCGCTACGACCGGCAATACCTGACCCCGTTCGCCGACTTCCTGGCCCGTCGTGGACTCGCGGTCGCCAATGTGGAGTACCGACGCGGGCGGAACCTGCCACAGCAGGGCGGGCAGGGCCCGGTCGCGGGCCGATGGCCGGAGACCTTCGACGACATCGCCGCAGTGCTGGACGCCCTGCCCGAACTGGTCCGCACCGCACTGCCGCAGGCCGATGTCCGGCGCACGGTGCTCACGGGCCACTCCGCGGGAGGTCAGTTGGCGCTCTGGGCCGCTGCCCGGCATGTGTTGCCCATCGGGTCCCCCTGGCGACTGCCCGCCCCACCACCGCTGCGCGGGGTGGTGGCACTGGCGCCGATCGTCGACTTCGCCCGCGCCGTGGAGCTCGATGTGTGCGGTGGAGCCGTGGCGGAACTCCTCGGTGACAGCGACGAGTTCACGGCACGCACGGCCCAGAGCGACCCCGCCGCGCTCCTGCCCACCGGGATCGCCACCGCTGTGGTGCAGGGACGGGACGACCTCACCGTGCCCCACGAGCTCGCCGAGTCCTTCGTCGCGGCGGCGGCCAAGGCGGGGGAGACGGTGGGACTGACGTTGCTGGAGGAGGTCGGGCACTTCCCGGTGATCGACCCCGCGGCGGACGCCTGTGCGGTGGTCGCCGAGGAGATCGCCCAACTGGCTTTTTGA
- a CDS encoding NmrA family NAD(P)-binding protein has product MTYLVTGATGTVGSQIVQQLLNRGHLVRALTRNPETAAFPAGVDVVQGDLTDPASLAPALAGVTGLHLITFGGPYFADLESGPQILELARAAGVRRITVLHGGGPTPLETAVRESHFVWTVVMPVEFMSNALSWADSIRTDDEVREPFVNRLSAMVHESDIGAVAAVALSEDGHAGGEYVVTGPQALTVEDKTRALAAARGKPIRLVELTEDEALAQWRAAGQPDEVIDFLLMVYRDTPAVGRTVVDTVERVTGHPPRSFDEWAKDHAEEFRG; this is encoded by the coding sequence ATGACCTACCTAGTGACCGGGGCGACCGGAACCGTCGGCTCTCAGATCGTGCAGCAGCTGTTGAACCGCGGCCACTTGGTCCGCGCCCTGACCCGCAACCCCGAAACCGCCGCGTTCCCCGCCGGAGTCGATGTCGTCCAAGGAGACCTCACCGATCCCGCGTCCCTCGCCCCTGCCCTCGCGGGAGTGACGGGTCTGCATCTGATCACCTTCGGCGGACCCTACTTCGCGGACCTGGAGAGCGGTCCGCAGATCCTGGAGCTCGCCCGCGCCGCCGGGGTGCGCCGCATCACCGTCCTCCACGGCGGCGGACCCACACCGCTGGAGACCGCCGTGCGCGAGAGCCACTTCGTGTGGACCGTCGTCATGCCGGTGGAGTTCATGTCGAACGCACTGTCCTGGGCCGACTCCATCCGCACGGACGACGAGGTGCGCGAGCCGTTCGTGAACCGGCTCAGCGCCATGGTCCACGAGTCCGACATCGGCGCGGTCGCCGCCGTCGCCCTCAGCGAGGACGGCCACGCCGGTGGGGAGTACGTCGTCACCGGCCCGCAGGCGCTGACCGTCGAGGACAAGACACGGGCGCTCGCCGCCGCCCGCGGGAAGCCGATCCGTCTCGTCGAACTGACCGAGGACGAGGCGCTGGCCCAGTGGCGAGCGGCCGGGCAGCCGGATGAGGTGATCGATTTCCTGCTCATGGTCTACCGCGACACCCCGGCCGTCGGACGCACCGTCGTGGACACCGTGGAGAGGGTCACCGGGCACCCGCCGCGGAGCTTCGACGAGTGGGCGAAGGACCATGCGGAAGAATTCCGTGGCTGA
- a CDS encoding histidine kinase, with translation MTEKTRPPEYRLAMGALGGLRKELVLNAFAYRPLPPLSPEGPLLRRLPTRIRRLAVWAPHGAVAMLCFFTLFAWGASRVTGFSSTLSVAVPILALAMTLVRPVGGFWISIAAVPLVNATGGYDGGAWPWPPTLFFGHLCVLTVVTLRTRPRCAVWMWLITAVAGYFTESLLDRWAPTNTSQLLFAAAVLMLLATTYLVRKDAKEEVAAQQTVTAVERDRRTLLEERTTIARELHDVVAHHMSVVAIQAEAAPYRVENPPPELEQAFATIRENAVAALTELRRILGVVRAEDYEAPDAPQPVLADLGQLLGNVSEAGLRTDKTITGAVRELPPGVELSAFRIIQEALSNALRHAPGSTAKVEVSYVLGGLGLRIVNTAPQGLVKPSPGAGHGITGMRERVTMLQGEMTAEPTEDGGYEVTAFIPVPATATEETV, from the coding sequence GTGACCGAGAAGACCAGACCCCCCGAATACCGCCTGGCCATGGGGGCCCTGGGCGGCCTCCGCAAGGAGCTCGTCCTCAACGCCTTCGCCTACCGACCCCTGCCACCACTGAGCCCCGAAGGCCCGCTGCTCCGCCGGCTGCCGACACGAATACGCCGCCTGGCCGTGTGGGCGCCCCATGGCGCCGTGGCCATGCTCTGCTTCTTCACCCTGTTCGCCTGGGGGGCCTCACGGGTCACCGGCTTCAGCTCCACGCTGAGCGTGGCGGTGCCCATCCTCGCCCTGGCGATGACGCTGGTACGGCCCGTCGGCGGGTTCTGGATCTCCATCGCGGCCGTTCCCCTGGTCAATGCGACGGGCGGGTACGACGGGGGAGCGTGGCCCTGGCCGCCCACCCTCTTCTTCGGCCATCTCTGCGTGCTGACCGTCGTCACCCTGCGCACCCGGCCCCGCTGCGCCGTGTGGATGTGGCTGATCACCGCGGTGGCCGGGTACTTCACCGAGTCCCTGTTGGACCGCTGGGCCCCGACCAACACCTCCCAGCTGCTCTTTGCAGCCGCGGTACTGATGCTGCTGGCGACCACCTACCTCGTCCGCAAGGACGCCAAGGAAGAAGTCGCAGCGCAGCAGACCGTCACCGCCGTCGAACGCGATCGGCGCACCCTCCTGGAGGAGCGCACCACCATCGCCCGCGAACTCCACGACGTCGTCGCCCACCACATGTCGGTGGTCGCGATCCAGGCGGAAGCAGCCCCCTACCGGGTCGAGAACCCGCCGCCCGAACTGGAGCAGGCATTCGCCACCATCCGGGAGAACGCGGTCGCCGCCCTGACCGAGCTGCGCCGCATCCTCGGTGTGGTCCGCGCGGAGGACTACGAAGCCCCGGACGCGCCCCAGCCGGTGCTCGCCGACCTAGGTCAGCTGCTCGGCAATGTGAGCGAGGCCGGTCTGCGCACGGACAAGACCATCACCGGAGCCGTGCGCGAGCTGCCCCCGGGCGTCGAACTCTCGGCGTTCCGGATCATCCAGGAGGCACTGAGCAACGCGCTGCGCCACGCACCCGGATCGACGGCGAAGGTCGAGGTGTCCTACGTGCTCGGCGGCCTTGGACTGCGGATCGTGAACACCGCCCCGCAGGGCCTGGTCAAGCCGTCACCGGGAGCGGGACACGGCATCACCGGGATGCGGGAGCGTGTGACCATGCTCCAGGGCGAGATGACGGCCGAGCCCACCGAGGACGGGGGCTACGAGGTGACCGCCTTCATCCCCGTGCCCGCAACCGCCACCGAGGAGACCGTATGA
- a CDS encoding response regulator transcription factor, whose translation MTAPKIRVLIVDDQMMVREGFSVLLNAMPDIEVVGEAVNGREAVAKVAALVPDVVLMDIRMPELNGIEATREIVAGGEKSKVLVLTTFDLDEYVYQALRAGASGFLLKDASARQLADGVRVVAAGEALLAPTVTRRLITEFSKLGAIPKAPALSQVGDLTERETEVLVLIAQGLSNAEIASHLVVAESTIKTHVSRILVKLGLRDRTQAAVFAYEARLVTPG comes from the coding sequence ATGACCGCCCCGAAGATTCGTGTACTGATCGTCGACGACCAGATGATGGTGCGCGAGGGCTTCTCGGTCCTGCTCAATGCGATGCCGGACATCGAAGTCGTCGGGGAGGCCGTCAACGGGCGGGAAGCGGTCGCGAAGGTCGCCGCGCTGGTTCCGGACGTGGTGCTGATGGACATCCGGATGCCCGAGCTCAACGGCATCGAGGCCACCCGCGAGATCGTCGCAGGGGGCGAGAAGTCGAAGGTGCTGGTGCTCACCACCTTCGACCTCGACGAGTACGTCTACCAGGCCCTGCGCGCGGGGGCGTCGGGCTTCCTCCTCAAGGACGCGTCCGCCCGGCAGCTCGCGGACGGGGTCCGGGTGGTCGCGGCGGGGGAGGCGCTCCTCGCGCCGACCGTGACCCGGAGACTGATCACGGAGTTCTCCAAGCTCGGCGCCATCCCCAAGGCGCCCGCGCTCTCGCAGGTGGGGGACCTCACCGAGCGGGAGACCGAGGTGCTGGTCCTGATAGCCCAGGGGTTGTCCAACGCCGAGATCGCCTCGCACCTGGTGGTCGCCGAGTCGACCATCAAGACGCATGTGAGCCGCATCCTGGTGAAGCTCGGACTGCGGGACCGCACCCAGGCCGCCGTGTTCGCCTACGAGGCACGGCTCGTCACCCCCGGGTAG